The following are encoded in a window of Alphaproteobacteria bacterium genomic DNA:
- a CDS encoding aldehyde ferredoxin oxidoreductase C-terminal domain-containing protein encodes MRKHLTLDLASREVTSKTVAGEDLARAGRWLIARTLLDEGVATVDPLSPANPLIFSSGPFAGTNFSNANRISVGCKSPLTGGIKEANSGGTFAYAMGQNEISGITLRQAADDWVVIHIQKDGSVSWDDAAPYMGKSNFAAAALLVEKYGDKTSFALCGPVGEYLGLVSGIAFPDPEGAPTRFAARGGVGAVMGSKKIKAVILDNIKMPTFVDRKKLMSHVKDYGSKLEAEAAVQTFADYGTAIVADLTNKLGGLPTNNFSLGQQVDPGEQTFELGGTHIHELNKSRGGETTHACMAGCLVRCSNIFVDENGAELTAPLEYETIGLIGTNCGLTHPDQVARVNQVANDLGIDTIEIGCTIGVLMEAGVGEFGDESFMMKVLEDIRAGNENGRIYAQGTQRVGEHFKVARIPAIKKQGISAYDPRVIEVTGISMMLTAMGADHTVGNQPGFRCADMSTEELTKVSLESQVNCAAADSLGLCIFGRSVTETNSQLLVDTINAAFGTALEASFVPALGVEALKLEDQFNKAAGFTVEDDELPAFFVTEALAPTGKTARHEAAEINAIREAWWN; translated from the coding sequence ATGCGTAAACACCTCACCCTCGATCTGGCCAGCCGTGAAGTGACGAGCAAAACCGTTGCAGGGGAGGACCTGGCGCGTGCCGGTCGCTGGCTGATCGCCAGAACGCTGCTGGACGAGGGCGTGGCGACAGTTGATCCGCTGTCGCCGGCCAATCCCTTGATATTTTCGTCGGGACCATTTGCCGGCACCAACTTTTCCAACGCCAACCGTATCAGCGTGGGCTGCAAGAGCCCGCTGACGGGGGGCATCAAGGAAGCCAATTCGGGCGGCACCTTTGCCTACGCCATGGGCCAGAACGAAATTTCCGGCATCACCTTGCGCCAGGCCGCCGACGACTGGGTGGTGATACACATCCAGAAGGACGGTTCGGTCAGTTGGGACGACGCCGCGCCCTACATGGGCAAAAGCAATTTCGCGGCGGCGGCGCTGCTGGTCGAAAAATATGGCGACAAAACCAGCTTCGCGCTCTGCGGTCCGGTCGGCGAATACCTCGGCCTGGTCTCGGGCATCGCCTTCCCCGACCCCGAAGGCGCACCGACCCGGTTTGCCGCCCGCGGCGGTGTGGGCGCGGTAATGGGCTCGAAAAAGATCAAGGCCGTCATCCTCGACAACATCAAGATGCCGACCTTCGTCGACCGCAAGAAATTGATGAGCCACGTCAAGGACTATGGCAGCAAACTGGAAGCCGAAGCCGCCGTCCAGACCTTCGCCGATTACGGCACCGCCATCGTCGCCGATTTGACCAACAAACTCGGCGGTCTGCCGACCAACAACTTCAGCCTTGGCCAACAGGTAGACCCCGGCGAGCAGACCTTCGAGTTGGGCGGCACCCACATTCACGAGCTCAACAAATCCCGTGGCGGCGAGACCACGCACGCCTGCATGGCGGGCTGCCTGGTGCGCTGCTCCAACATCTTCGTCGATGAGAATGGCGCGGAACTGACGGCGCCGCTGGAATACGAAACCATCGGCCTGATAGGCACCAATTGCGGCCTGACGCACCCCGACCAGGTGGCGCGGGTCAACCAGGTGGCCAACGATCTGGGCATCGATACCATCGAAATCGGCTGCACCATCGGCGTGCTGATGGAAGCCGGCGTCGGCGAATTCGGCGACGAATCCTTCATGATGAAGGTTCTGGAAGACATTCGCGCCGGCAACGAAAACGGCCGTATCTACGCCCAAGGGACGCAACGCGTCGGCGAGCATTTCAAGGTCGCCCGCATCCCGGCCATCAAAAAACAGGGCATCAGCGCCTATGACCCCCGCGTCATCGAAGTCACCGGCATCTCCATGATGCTGACAGCCATGGGCGCCGACCATACCGTAGGCAACCAGCCGGGCTTTCGCTGCGCGGACATGTCCACCGAAGAGCTCACCAAGGTCAGCCTGGAAAGCCAGGTGAACTGCGCCGCCGCGGATTCGCTGGGGCTCTGTATTTTCGGCCGCTCCGTCACCGAGACCAATTCCCAGCTGCTCGTCGACACCATCAACGCCGCCTTCGGCACCGCTCTGGAAGCCTCCTTCGTGCCCGCCCTCGGCGTCGAGGCGCTG